The DNA window GAGGATTGGGCCTTATCTGTACTTCTCCCTCTCGTTTCCCCATATCCCAgtacagcacaggaggttggtagcaccttaattgggggtAATGGGTGAAGCAGAATGGATTCAAATACATGGTTTACATGTATTTGATGCAATTCCATTTGTGCCAGCAAACTGGCAATCCTTGATTATGGCAAACACATTTTGAAGGAAAATAAAAGGGCAGAatttatatgtttgttttattcaataAAAACAAACTAGTGGCATCCAGGAAAAGAGTTGCATTTTTTGTGGGGGGGTGACAATGGTTTCTGTGAGGATTACAGTTTAACCCTGGGGTGTGTTTAACCCCAAGCCAACCTATTGTTTCTTCCCTGTAAGGTCTgccttcttctccctctcagcATTTGGCTGAGGCACATCTAATGCCATGCTTAATACAGTATTACAATTCTGACTGGGCAAATCACAGCAATAAACTTTTCAGTTTGTGCTAAGCTACATAAAAACAGGATTTGGCCATGGGCTGTTGAATTGACTTTCAACTCAGAGACAAAAATGGAAATGAGGCAGCTGTTATTTGTTCAGAATCTTTTAGCTGAATATTTAATACTATTCAACCTGTTTCATCAGTTCGAGTTGAATATTGTAGAACGGATCATCGATTTCCTGACGAAAAGAACCTAGACAGAGCCTACAAGAGAAGGCGGAACAGCCTGGCTGGTCCCTACAATCCCCTAACCAGTACATGTTGTTCAACCCTTCTCTATATCGTGGACATACATTCTTACCACAGCAATTCTTGGTACAGTGGTACACCGTCTGACCTACATCATTGTATAAATCAACTCTTCTCCACTTATGGTTTATATTCCACATCCCTGTCTGTCAATCCAAACGTTCTGCTTGGCAATCAAACTTCAATCCAAATTGACAGATTGATAGCCTAGGTGTCTAGACCATTTCTGATTTACCCAACTTGTCATGTCTTGCAAACAGCCAAAACATTTCTTGCAGAAGTCTATGAATAATCGAGTTGAGCTGCTCACCGAGTCAGACATGTTCACTATAAGGAGGGAGTGGTCTTTATTTGAACACTTGCTCACCCacagaacagcaaaataacatagAAAATTAGAAATAATTCCACAAACAAAATAAGTGTATATCAATATCGCCCCAACGGAGGAATAACAGATTCTGTGGTCATTCAGTTCATGATTATATTTTCCTAGTGGACATACAGTGGGGTGGGACTGAGGGGGGGAAATGTCCTCAGTCTCACCAGTCTCCTCACTGACTAGAAAAAGTCAGCAGCGGTAGGGAGTTTGGGGGTGGCTTTCGGGGTGCTCTTGGTCTTCTTCTTGGTGCTGTTGGTAAGAGAGGCCACTGGGGACTTCAGCACTCCGAACAGGGGTTTCTGCTGGGGGTCAAATGGCACTCTGGACGACCCCTCTGGACTCACCAGCAGGCTGCGATCGGTCTTCCTAAATTCTGGGAATCATAAACGGGCAAAAACAAATAGGAAAGTCTCCTCAAAACTATGGAACATTGAACTGTAAATAAATGAGGACACAGAAGCTAGATTATCAATGAATCATTGAACACGGGACAACAAAGTATATACATTGGAAAATAATAGAGGTCTTGTCCGTTGTATGAGTAAATAAGGTGCTATCCAGCCCCCTCATACCTGcagttttgtttttgttaagtCCGAAGGTAACCTTCTTGGATTCAGATTTTGGAGTCGGACACTTCTGTGAAAGAAAATGATGAAATGGGATTACACATTTGTGAACAGACGTTAACAAGGACAGATGGTGATGAAGTAACTGTAATAATAGGCATCTTCTGTGTTGAACCAGTGTTTAGTACCTTCTTTCTGGACAACGATGTGCTGGGGCTTCCCTTGGCTCTCTTGAAGAAGATGGGTGTAGGGATGGTGGCATGGCTCTGGAACGTAATGAAGTCAGACTCCTCCCCTCCCTTAGCCTTCTTGGGCAtcatcttttttgttttcttggcgTTCATCGGTGTGGACGGCTCTTCGCTGTCCTGAGGAGAGGATGAAACAAAAAGCAATTTAACAATAGTCCAAACAAATTTATAAACGAGAAACCTGTTCAATGGCTACAAGCACATAGCTAACTAGGTCACATCTGCTACACTTAAGCAAAATTAAAAGGTTATGCATTTAGGAACTAACTTTcaaacatttgcatatttgaTTGAGGGGGACATCCATCAAATGTGGTAGGCTGATTCAACCTGGGCCTAGGAAGTGAAGTCAAATGTGAACTTAAAACTCACGTTGACTCTAGCAGCCTCTGCCTCAGCCTCCAGCTCCTCAGCCTCGACCTCTATCACTACCAGGATCTTCCTCTTCTTCACGGGAGTCTCCAGGTCAACCTTTGTGGGCTGCTCCTCTGCAATGCTCTCCTCCACTGCCGTGGTGTCTGGCTCCTGCTCCTCAGATACCAGTGCtgccttctttttcttcttcttgaggGGAGCTGGTGTGGAAACCTCTACCAGCTCCGCCTCAGCGTCTACAAGTGTACGGTTTGAGTCTGCCACAGTCTTTGTTTTACCCTCGGCCTCCACGCTCTGTTCTTCAGccatcttctttttcttctttttgagCATGGTTGGTGTAGCGACTTCTGCTGGCACCGTCTCAGCGACTACAAGTAGGACGTCCGCTTCAGTTTCTGGCTGCATTTCACCCTCGACCTCCACACTCTCCTCTTCAGACTTGGCAGCCTTAAGTTTCTTCTTTTTCAGGGAAGTGGTGGCGATGCGGACGTCAGCTGGAGGCTCCTCAGCTGGAGTGGCCAGTGGTTTAGGGCCTGCTGGTGTCATGTCTACCGGTGCTGAGTCTGTTTCAGCGACCTCTTCCTTTGTGCTCTCAGCACTCTGTTCAGCCTTCTTCCTCCTATTCTTCTTTAGTGGGGTGGCCATGATCTCTTCTACAGCATCTAGCTTCGTCTCAACCTCCTCTACGGTTGTCTGTTCCTCAGGGTCCTGCTTGGTGCTCTTCCTCCTGCCCTTCCTCTTGGTTGTGCTGGTAGTAGCAGTCTCAGGGGCGCTCTCTGGCTCTGTAGCCCCCTCTGCAGCCTCTCCGTCCTGGGTAGCTGGAGCAGGCTGGTCTTCTGTCTCCGTGGCTTTCACACTAGCCTCCGGCAGATCTGTATTAGTCTCTGGTTCTGCTACCGCTTTCTTCTCCTCCTGTACAGGCATTTTAGACTTCTtggtcttctttttcttcttggaCGACGTGCTGTCTGGTTCTGGTGTCTCGGATTGGGTCTTCTGTCCAATCTCCATGACAGATGATAGGCTCCCCACCACTATATCCGGTGGAGTTTCTGATTGATACTCTGTCTCCATGGCAGTTACCTCTGAGGGAGTATCAGTGACCTTCATAGGAGAGGCGTCCTCCTCCAGGACAGCCTCTTGCTTCTCCCCAACATCGGTGCGCTCGGCTGGGGTAGATGTTTTCTTCTTTACCCCCACCTCTACAGAGTCTATTGGGGCAGAGAGCTCAGTCTTTGCTTCTGTAGGTGCTGCCTTCATAGCGTCTGTCGTTTCGCTCTCCGTTGTAGGAGGAGTTGTGTCTGCCTCAGCCTTCACTTCCGACTCCTCCGCCACCCGGTTCTGCTCGTCACTCTTCACTTCTCCCATGCTCCTCTTCTTCCGCGTGGTGGTGTCACCGGGTGTCTTTGCTGGTTTGCTCTTGTCCGATGCTGCACGCTGGCCTGACTTCCCTGGTTTTGAGTCGTTTTTCTTGCCTGAAGTAGAAAATATGGACATAGCAATGATGTAAgaacaacactgaacaaaaatatgaacacaacatgtaaagtgttggtcccatgtttcatgagctgaaataaaagagcccagaaatgttccatacgcacaaatccTTATTTcgctcagattttgtgcacaaatgtgtttacatccctgttagtgagcatttctcctttgccaagagaatacatccacctgacaggtgtggcatatcaataagctgattaaacagcatgatcattacacaggtgcatcttgtgctggaaCAATAAAaagacactaaaatgtgcagttttgtcacaacgcaacagatgtctcaaattgagggagcatgcaattggcatgctgacagcaggaatgtccaccaaagctgttgtcagataattttatgttcatttctttaccataagccacctcccaatataatttttgagaatttgtcagtatgtccagccggcctcacaaccgcagaccacgtgtaaccacgccagcccaggacctccacatccagcttctttacctgcgggatcctctaagaccagccatccggacagctgatgaaactgaggagtatttaggtctgtaataaaacccttttgtctgaaaaactaattctgactggctgggcctggctccaagtgggtgggcctatcccaggcccacccatggctgcacccctgcccattcatgtgaaatccatagattagggcctaatttatttatttcaattgactgatttccttaaatgaacggtaactcagtaaaatcgttgaaattgttacgttcatatttttgttcagtgtacattcaatactgaaaaaatatataaataaacaaagaCGCTTAATATCTATGGCAATCACGGTAACAAAGACTTAAGGTGAAAGGTTAGTGTATAAATAGTGAGTTTGAGGTACCTTTACGTTTCTTGGCTGGTgagctctcttcctcctccagggCTCTTCCCCTCTTCATCCTCTTTCTGCTGCCAAACATTTCATCGTCATCCTCATCCGTTGACACTTCCTCTGGGTACTCGTCCTGTGGGAAGACtcctgagagagcgagaggaagacaAAAGGAAAAGAGCGACGTCAGCTTCTTTGCACATCTATAATAGGGATACTCTGTGATTGAATAGTTATGACCATAAGGATTCCTACCGTCACTGAGGTCCCGGAGACTGCAGGGGAACAAAACCGAAAAATAAGACTGCCAGTCAGAATACACAAGCTGAACCAATTCCTCTTAATCTGAATTCATTTCAAGCTATTCTAAGGTAAGTGTGTGCGTTTACTTACGTCTTGATGACTTTGTAGAGTCTCTGTCTGTTGTGGCTGGGGGTGTTGCTACGGCTGGCTAGCCCAAACAGCCTGTCCGCCAGGGCAGAGTAGTCAAATTGGAGAACAGGTCCGATCCCCCCGTCATCTGGTATCGCAGACCCCGAATCACTCTCCAGATGGAGCATTTCATCATCTTCTTCATCCTCCAGACTATCTTCATCTTCCTCAGTTGATACGGTGCCTAAAACCACAAAGGGAAGAGAGGACaagacttacatttttttttgaataTCTGGACATTTTTAATTAGAGGCCTTATATCATTAATAAGACAATTCCGTATATTGCAATGTAGACTTGTGGAAGTCAAGCTAATTTCTCTACCAGTTAGTCCTCAGAATTTCAATGCCTACAGTTGGTCTGCTTTCCAATGGTTTTCATGGGGGATTTCTTAGCAGCTTTTTTGCCTTTGGGAGGCtcctttttctcttcctccttttcagAAGCCTGTCCCGAGTCAGACTCCTCAGACCCTCCACCTGTAGCATTCACCTCCTTCAGCAGGTCTTCAATGGCGAAGGGAGCCTGGTCCACGATGGCACTGAAGATGCTGCCGCAAATAGCCTTGAGCAGGATCCGACTGGGACAAAGGAAACAgggggaggagaaaaagagaaggggaaTGCGTAGAGTGGGTTAAAACAACAGTCAAAGGGTGATGGCCATTCATTTGAAGAGGGTCATATATAAAGACAGTGGTATTACTCAAGTGGCTGTTATCAACCCTCGCACAAAAGTTCCCTGTAAAACTCACTCTTTGGTTTTGGATGCTGTTTTGCAGAACGGGTCGATAAACGTCAGGTTCTGAGCCGCTGTGAGCTGCAATCACAACCAAAGCCCTAAATCATTAAACTGTGGTGGAACCAATCTCAGCATGGAACTagctcacacacacaatatgaaTTCCTAAAACCCAACAAACCCTAACCATTATTATAACAGCCATATCGGTATCATACTTTAGTAATACCACGTCTCTACCTTCATAAGCTGATTTATTGATCGATTTATTACCTCACAATTATATTCCTAATTTTAGCAGCAAAACTAAATCTCGATCAGCACTTACAGTAACCATAGGTTATACCTCAGCTGAGCCAACTGCAGCCAGCTCTGTCATGTAGAGGTCCAGTATGTGAAACTGCAACCCGCAAGGGGCTCCGCTGGTGCTGTGGAGGACCTGAGCAGTCAGGAGCTCCAAAAACCTGGTCACCACACTGTAGAAAGACAAAAACAAGTTAGTTGAACATCACAGGGAGGATGCGTGCAAAAGGGCTTAAAGGGACATTATAGTTCAAAATCGTAGTTTATCAGATGTTTAGGGTCAAAGAATCACCCACCTGGTCTCCCATTCTTTCCTCTTCATCATTTCAAAAGAGTTCCTGAACACGAAACGAACCAGCTGtcacagagaaagacaaagagacagGTAACGATGTAATTTCTTCATGTCCAAATTATTTTCACAGTTTATTCTCCAACTATATGCGATGATTTATTGGGTAAGGAGAAGCTGATAAGATTTTAATGGATGAATATACTGACCTGGAAAAACTTATCCATGCGAAGCCTGTCAATGCCAGTCCATTCTCTTTTGATGGTCTGCAGGAAAGTCTCCAGAAACAAAAACACTACAAAGGGGATTAGAGAgtcaatgaaaaaaataaacaaatctcAAATTGGAGTACACTTTCTGTACAGTGTCTGTCAATTCTCCGAAAATTTGTTCACAGACCCAtaggaaatatttaaaaaatgacaataaTGAATACATGGTAGCTTCTTTTTATTTAGACTtactactctggacgttctgaAACCTATGCATCAGGCCAGATATCTGATTCGACAACTCCTCCTGTAGGTACAATTCCTATTAATGAATCTTCTCTTGGACCCACAAATTGTCAAACTTGCGTATCAACTCTAATGGTTGAACCTTTTTACATGAATTCACATAAGTTGGGTCACAGCGTGACACTGACGTTACCTGAAGAAGTGGCTTGTCCTGCATCCACAGGCAATAAAAGAGGCCCTTCCATAGTTTAAGTAACTCGTCGCCTGTGAAACCACCTAGAAAAAAGGCAATCGGTGAAACAACTGGATAAATTACTAACTTTACTAGAAAAGGAAGTTGGCAACTTTGTTGGTCGCATCGTTACTGGGCTTGTGCGACTTTTCTTTAATGTGTTCTACATCTTAAGACCTTTTACATAATTGTTTGTGCTAATGACAAGTTAACTATTGTATTGTTAAACCGTGAAATTCCGATCTTTTAACAAGCACAAACGAATCAAAGGGTTAGAAAACTAGCAATACGAAGAGATGAGGCGGACATGCTGCGTATCCCTTCCACCGTTATGTTAAAAGAGAAGTGCGTGGTCCAATTTCCCGGTAAGCCCGTTAGCCTTACCGTTGATTTTCTGTGACCTAACACTGATATACTTTCTTAGCTTCTTGATGGCCTTTGTCCGCATGGGCTTCTCGTTAGATGCCAATCTTTGAGCGAACTGGATCTCTGCTTCTTGTTGTATTGGCGCCATGTTCCCACTAATTCATGTGGAAACACATTTCTCTGAGCTTTTCGCATGCGTTTTACCTCGTCGCAGGATGATGACTTCACACTTAAAATATATGGCCGCTATTCTGCATTTCATCACAGGGCGGCAATGTTCACTCAACTTTGACTCGTCATTTTTACCCTGGCAGAGTCCATGGAGGCTATTTATAATCCCACCCAATCTTTTAATACTGAGAGAATTCCTCAGTGACATGCAAATCCCAGAACAGTAATTATGAGAGACACTTAGGCTACTATAGAAACATCTTTATAATTGAAatagactgaacaaaaacataaacgcaatttcaaagattttactgagttacagttcatatgaggaaatcagtcaattgaaatccattaataaggccctaatctatggaatttacatgactgggaatacagaaatacatctgttggtcacagatacctttaaaaattgGGCTCCACAATGGACCTCTAGATCGCAtcacggtatttctgtttattcaaatttccatagataaaatgcaattgtgttcgttgcccgtagtttatgcctgcccaaaccataaccccaccgccaccatggggcactctcttcacaatgttgacatcagcaaacctaaCATCAGCAAAGCGCTTGttcacacaacgccatacacgtggtttgcggttatgaggctggttggacatactgccaaattctctaaaaccacgttggaggcggcttatggtggagaattgaacattcaattatctggcaacagctctggtggtgcGCTTTTGAGAACTGTGTTTTTCCCCTAATTGCATTTAGCCTTATAGCATACCTCCGTGCACGCATTACTGCCCCTAACACGGgcgacactgggtcaattgtaCGTCGCCTCATGgtcctcccggtcgcggctggctgcgacacagaGGTATcgtatttgaatattgaaacaatgttgcaaatgtcggagcaagttttatacaaatctccgctgttgaaaacgaaatctaaaagaaatgtgaggtattatctaaatgctttttatagtggagatcaagttcataaaGTGCCTGGcttggctgatgagacagtggattgcgcagtcagatggaacagagtaaatcgGCTAAATcaatgacgttaaaatgcctgtggtaacttgtggaatagacgccggcaggaatgcggttttaaccaatcagcattcaggatt is part of the Salvelinus sp. IW2-2015 linkage group LG36, ASM291031v2, whole genome shotgun sequence genome and encodes:
- the LOC111959565 gene encoding ribosomal RNA processing protein 1 homolog B isoform X1, with protein sequence MAPIQQEAEIQFAQRLASNEKPMRTKAIKKLRKYISVRSQKINGGFTGDELLKLWKGLFYCLWMQDKPLLQEELSNQISGLMHRFQNVQSMFLFLETFLQTIKREWTGIDRLRMDKFFQLVRFVFRNSFEMMKRKEWETSVVTRFLELLTAQVLHSTSGAPCGLQFHILDLYMTELAAVGSAELTAAQNLTFIDPFCKTASKTKDRILLKAICGSIFSAIVDQAPFAIEDLLKEVNATGGGSEESDSGQASEKEEEKKEPPKGKKAAKKSPMKTIGKQTNCTVSTEEDEDSLEDEEDDEMLHLESDSGSAIPDDGGIGPVLQFDYSALADRLFGLASRSNTPSHNRQRLYKVIKTLRDLSDGVFPQDEYPEEVSTDEDDDEMFGSRKRMKRGRALEEEESSPAKKRKGKKNDSKPGKSGQRAASDKSKPAKTPGDTTTRKKRSMGEVKSDEQNRVAEESEVKAEADTTPPTTESETTDAMKAAPTEAKTELSAPIDSVEVGVKKKTSTPAERTDVGEKQEAVLEEDASPMKVTDTPSEVTAMETEYQSETPPDIVVGSLSSVMEIGQKTQSETPEPDSTSSKKKKKTKKSKMPVQEEKKAVAEPETNTDLPEASVKATETEDQPAPATQDGEAAEGATEPESAPETATTSTTKRKGRRKSTKQDPEEQTTVEEVETKLDAVEEIMATPLKKNRRKKAEQSAESTKEEVAETDSAPVDMTPAGPKPLATPAEEPPADVRIATTSLKKKKLKAAKSEEESVEVEGEMQPETEADVLLVVAETVPAEVATPTMLKKKKKKMAEEQSVEAEGKTKTVADSNRTLVDAEAELVEVSTPAPLKKKKKKAALVSEEQEPDTTAVEESIAEEQPTKVDLETPVKKRKILVVIEVEAEELEAEAEAARVNDSEEPSTPMNAKKTKKMMPKKAKGGEESDFITFQSHATIPTPIFFKRAKGSPSTSLSRKKKCPTPKSESKKVTFGLNKNKTAEFRKTDRSLLVSPEGSSRVPFDPQQKPLFGVLKSPVASLTNSTKKKTKSTPKATPKLPTAADFF
- the LOC111959565 gene encoding ribosomal RNA processing protein 1 homolog B isoform X2; translated protein: MVTLTAAQNLTFIDPFCKTASKTKDRILLKAICGSIFSAIVDQAPFAIEDLLKEVNATGGGSEESDSGQASEKEEEKKEPPKGKKAAKKSPMKTIGKQTNCTVSTEEDEDSLEDEEDDEMLHLESDSGSAIPDDGGIGPVLQFDYSALADRLFGLASRSNTPSHNRQRLYKVIKTLRDLSDGVFPQDEYPEEVSTDEDDDEMFGSRKRMKRGRALEEEESSPAKKRKGKKNDSKPGKSGQRAASDKSKPAKTPGDTTTRKKRSMGEVKSDEQNRVAEESEVKAEADTTPPTTESETTDAMKAAPTEAKTELSAPIDSVEVGVKKKTSTPAERTDVGEKQEAVLEEDASPMKVTDTPSEVTAMETEYQSETPPDIVVGSLSSVMEIGQKTQSETPEPDSTSSKKKKKTKKSKMPVQEEKKAVAEPETNTDLPEASVKATETEDQPAPATQDGEAAEGATEPESAPETATTSTTKRKGRRKSTKQDPEEQTTVEEVETKLDAVEEIMATPLKKNRRKKAEQSAESTKEEVAETDSAPVDMTPAGPKPLATPAEEPPADVRIATTSLKKKKLKAAKSEEESVEVEGEMQPETEADVLLVVAETVPAEVATPTMLKKKKKKMAEEQSVEAEGKTKTVADSNRTLVDAEAELVEVSTPAPLKKKKKKAALVSEEQEPDTTAVEESIAEEQPTKVDLETPVKKRKILVVIEVEAEELEAEAEAARVNDSEEPSTPMNAKKTKKMMPKKAKGGEESDFITFQSHATIPTPIFFKRAKGSPSTSLSRKKKCPTPKSESKKVTFGLNKNKTAEFRKTDRSLLVSPEGSSRVPFDPQQKPLFGVLKSPVASLTNSTKKKTKSTPKATPKLPTAADFF